A single genomic interval of Mycolicibacterium sp. MU0053 harbors:
- a CDS encoding acyl-CoA thioesterase → MGERYITPVTVRWSDIDMYQHINHATMVTILEEARVPFLSEAFGPTITTTGLLIAEVKVAYKGQLRLVDSPLQVTIWVNRLRAVDFTLGYEVRSVTADPDSRPAVIAETQLAAFDIDEQKLVRLSPDHRDYLQRWLR, encoded by the coding sequence ATGGGCGAGCGCTACATCACACCGGTCACGGTGCGCTGGTCGGACATCGACATGTATCAGCACATCAACCACGCCACCATGGTGACCATCCTCGAGGAGGCCCGGGTGCCGTTCCTGTCCGAGGCCTTCGGTCCCACCATCACCACCACCGGGCTGTTGATCGCCGAGGTCAAGGTGGCCTACAAGGGCCAGCTGCGCCTGGTGGACTCGCCGCTGCAGGTCACGATCTGGGTGAACCGGCTGCGCGCGGTGGACTTCACGCTGGGCTACGAGGTCCGCTCGGTCACCGCCGATCCCGATTCGCGGCCCGCCGTGATCGCCGAAACCCAGCTGGCCGCCTTCGATATCGACGAGCAGAAGCTGGTCCGGCTGTCCCCGGACCACCGTGATTATCTGCAGCGGTGGCTGCGATGA
- a CDS encoding globin, with translation MGEVEQAQSFYDAVGGHQTFDAIVSRFYQLVRDDEILRPLYPEDDLDGAETRLRMFLEQYWGGPRTYSDQRGHPRLRMRHVPFKIGFIERDAWLRCMHIAIAEIDSTTLDDEHRQQLLNYLQMAAESLVNAPF, from the coding sequence ATGGGAGAGGTGGAACAAGCACAGTCGTTTTATGACGCCGTCGGCGGTCACCAGACCTTCGACGCGATCGTCTCCCGGTTCTATCAGTTGGTGCGCGACGACGAGATCCTGCGGCCGCTCTACCCCGAGGACGATCTGGACGGCGCCGAGACCCGGCTGCGGATGTTCCTGGAGCAGTACTGGGGCGGGCCACGGACCTACTCGGATCAGCGCGGCCACCCGCGGCTGCGGATGCGCCACGTGCCGTTCAAGATCGGCTTCATCGAACGCGACGCGTGGTTGCGCTGCATGCACATCGCCATCGCCGAGATCGACTCCACGACACTGGACGACGAGCACCGCCAGCAGTTGCTGAACTATCTGCAGATGGCGGCCGAGTCGCTGGTCAACGCCCCGTTCTGA